Proteins from a genomic interval of Phyllopteryx taeniolatus isolate TA_2022b chromosome 3, UOR_Ptae_1.2, whole genome shotgun sequence:
- the naa35 gene encoding N-alpha-acetyltransferase 35, NatC auxiliary subunit produces the protein MVMKSSVEEDDAGWGLGIPEKMKNNANWVDITQDFKSSCKELSLGELLHDKLFGLFEAMSAIEMMDPKMDAGMIGNQVNRKVLNFEQAIKENAIKVKDLSLPELIGIMDTCFCCLITWLEGHSLAQTVFTCLYVHNPDLIEEPALKAFALGILKICDIAREKVNKAAVFEEEDFQAMTYGFRMANNVTDLRVTGMLKDVEDELQRKVKSTRSRQGEQRDPEVELEHQQYLALFNRIKFTRLLLTALMAFTKKETSSVGEAQKLVAQAADLLSAIHSSVQHGIQSQNDTTKGDHPIMMGFEPLVNQRLLPPTFPRYAKIIKRDDMVSYFGKLIERIKTVCDVINTTNLHGILVTADNFSWKCCFISRLLLPVQTTFLIDNKKVFGTHLMQDMIKDALRCFVSPPVLSYKCCLFNNHQAKDYIDSFVTHCSRPFCSLVQIHGHNRARQRDKLGHILEEFATLQDEAEKVDAALHSLLIKYEPQRQHLACLGTWILYHNLRIMIQYLLSGFELELYSMHEYYYVYWYLSEFLYAWLMSTLSRADASQMAEERILEEQVKGRSSKKSKKKKKVRPLSKEITMSQAYQNMCCGMYKTMVALDMDGKVRKPQFELDSEQVHYEHRFAPFNSVVTPPPVHYIQFKEMSDLKKYNPAPGSADLYLAASKHFQQAKFILENIPLPSPDPEVNGILRVAKPNFVVTKLLAGGHKKETMVLPEFDFTAHKYFPVVKIM, from the exons ATGGTGATGAAGTCGTCGGTGGAGGAGGATGATGCCGGCTGGGGTCTGGGCATCCCGGAGAAGATGAAGAACAATGCCAACTGGGTGGATATCACCCAAGATTTCAAGAGTTCTTGTAAAG AATTGAGCCTTGGGGAGTTGCTTCACGACAAGCT GTTCGGCTTGTTTGAGGCAATGTCGGCCATTGAGATGATGGATCCCAAGATGGATGCCGGGATGATCGGGAACCAAGTCAACAGAAAAGTGCTCAACTTTGAGCAAGCCATCAAG GAGAACGCCATCAAAGTGAAAGATCTGAGCCTTCCTGAACTCATCGGAATCATGGACACATGCTTCTGCTGTTTG ATCACATGGCTAGAGGGCCACTCCCTGGCTCAGACGGTGTTCACCTGCCTGTACGTCCACAACCCGGACCTGATCGAGGAGCCCGCCCTCAAGGCCTTCGCCCTAGGCATCCTAAAGATTTGTGACATCGCGCGGGAGAAAGTCAACAAGGCAGCCGTGTTCGAGGAG GAGGACTTCCAGGCCATGACGTACGGCTTCAGGATGGCCAACAATGTCACAGACCTGCGGGTGACGG GTATGCTGAAAGATGTGGAGGATGAATTACAGAGGAAAGTCAAG AGCACACGCAGTCGTCAGGGCGAGCAGCGAGACCCAGAAGTGGAGCTGGAG CACCAGCAATACTTGGCACTGTTCAACCGCATCAAGTTTACGCGCCTTCTCCTGACTGCACTGATGGCCTTCACCAAGAAAGAG ACCAGCTCGGTGGGGGAGGCCCAGAAGCTTGTTGCCCAGGCAGCAGACCTCCTGTCAGCCATTCATTCCAGTGTGCAGCATGGCATCCAGTCACAGAATGATACCACCAAAGGAG ATCACCCTATCATGATGGGCTTCGAACCACTGGTCAACCAGCGCCTGCTACCGCCCACCTTCCCGCGCTACGCCAAGATCATCAAGAGGGACGACATGGTATCCTACTTCGGCAAGCTCATCGAGCGCATCAAAACCGtctgtgatgtcatcaacaCCACTAACCTGCACGGCATTCTGGTAACAGCCGACAATT TTTCAtggaaatgttgttttatttca CGGTTGTTGTTGCCCGTGCAGACGACCTTCCTGATTGACAACAAGAAAGTGTTCGGCACTCATTTGATGCAGGACATGATCAAAGACGCCCTCAGATGCTTTGTCAGTCCGCCCGTCCTCTCATACAA GTGCTGTCTGTTCAACAACCACCAGGCCAAGGACTACATCGACTCGTTCGTCACACACTGTTCAAGG CCGTTCTGCAGCCTGGTCCAGATCCACGGCCACAACCGAGCACGGCAGCGGGACAAGCTGGGTCATATTCTGGAAGAGTTTGCTACTTTGCAGGACGAG gCAGAGAAGGTGGATGCGGCCCTGCACAGCCTGCTGATCAAGTACGAGCCCCAGCGGCAGCACCTGGCCTGCCTGGGAACGTGGATCCTCTACCACAACCTGAGGATCATGATCCAGTACCTGCTCAGCGGCTTTGAGCTGGAGCTGTATAGCATGCACGAGTACTACTACGTCTACTG GTATCTGTCGGAGTTCCTGTATGCGTGGCTGATGTCCACGCTGAGCAGAGCGGACGCGTCGCAGATGGCCGAGGAAAGGATCCTGGAGGAGCAGGTGAAGGGGCGTAGCAGCaaaaagagcaagaagaagaagaaag TTCGTCCCCTGAGCAAAGAGATCACCATGAGTCAAGCCTACCAGAACATGTGTTGCGGCATGTACAAG ACCATGGTGGCGCTTGACATGGACGGTAAGGTGCGCAAGCCTCAGTTCGAGCTGGACAGCGAGCAGGTTCACTACGAGCACCGCTTTGCGCCCTTCAACAGCGTCGTCACACCCCCGCCCGTACACTACATACAGTTCAAG GAAATGTCAGACCTGAAGAAGTACAATCCTGCTCCGGGCTCTGCCGACCTCTACCTGGCTGCCAGCAAACACTTTCAGCAGGCTAAGTTCATCCTGGAAAACATCCCACTCCCCAGCCCGGACCCCGAG GTGAACGGTATCCTGAGAGTGGCCAAACCAAACTTTGTGGTGACCAAACTCCTCGCTGGAGGACACAAGAAGGAGACCATG GTGTTGCCCGAGTTTGACTTCACAGCTCACAAGTACTTCCCTGTGGTCAAGATCATGTGA